The Janthinobacterium tructae genome contains the following window.
GAACGAATGGGGCATGGATATCTGGAACGAGCCGATCAGCTACAAGAAGGGTGGCGCCTTCCTCGGTGCAGGCTTCACCATCAAGCCCTTGTTTGACGACTACATCGGCGCCATGCGCGCCATCGATCCGAAGACGGGCAAGATCGTCTGGGAAATCAAGAACAACGCGCCGCTGTGGGGCGGCGTGATGAGCACTGCCGGCAATCTGGTGTTCTACGGCACGCCGGAAGGCTTCCTGAAAGCCGTCGACGCGAAGACGGGCAAGGAACTGTGGAAATTCCAGACGGGTTCCGGCGTCGTGGCGCCGCCCGTCACCTGGCAGGATGGCGATACGCAATATGTAGCCGTCGTATCTGGCTGGGGTGGCGCGGTGCCGCTGTGGGGTGGCGAAGTGGCCAAGAAGGTCAACTTCCTGGAGCAGGGCGGCTCCGTGTGGGTCTTCAAACTGGCATCGAAGTAACGGGGTGAAACGCCCGGGCCACTCGGACGGGTGTCTCCCTGTTCGCCGGGCGCTTTCTTTTTGCTGACGGCCCAGGCCGTCAGTTTTTTGTTTACCTGTACGCCCGCTATGCATACTTGCGGTCAAAAAATGAACACTATCTGTGGCAATTGATCCGCTGCTGCACACGTTAACGACGCTTTTTCTCTTTCTCCCTCTGAGCAGTGCTGGGCACGCTTATTGCCAAAGCTTGAGGTACATCAATCACTGGTGTGCACACTAAAAACAGAGAAGAAAGAGGAGACGCAATGAACACATTGAGCAAGCTGGGGAGCCTGGGTGTCATGACAATCGCAGCGATGGGGCAGGCACAAGCCGTCGATATCAAGGCGGGCGACTGGACCGTGTCGGTGGGCGGCATCGTCAACGCCTATTACACGCAAGTGTCGTGTTCGGGCGATGCGGTGGGTGGGCTGGCGCTGGGCGGCCAGGCGCTCGGTTGCGGTGGCGAGAAGGACCGCACCACGATCGGCAACGGCTTGCTGCCGAATGGCTTGATCACCTCGGCAAGCTCGCGCCTGGGCGAGTACGACGTGAAAGCCTTGATCGGCATCTACAACTCGACGGCCACCGACAGCGCCATCAGCCAGAACAGCGTGGTCGATGTGCGCCAGGCCTTCTTCACGTTCGGCAATGCGGAAATGGGCACCTTCAAGCTGGGCCGCGACTACGGCATCTTCGGCGCGAATGCGATCCTGTCCGACATGACCTTGTTGGGTTCGGGCGCACCCGTGCAGGCAACGCAGCGGGGCCGCGTGACCCTGGGCCATATCGGCGCCGGCTACACCTATCTGGGCAACTATGGCCAGATCATGTACAGCTCGCCGAAGTCCGGCGGCTTTGGCGTCGATGTGGCGCTGGTCAGCCCCGTTTCCGATACGCCCATCGTGGCAGGCTCGACCTATTCCTCGAAGTCGAGTCCGCAAGTGCAGGCGCAAGTGACGTATGCGCAGGAAGGCTTGAAAGCCTGGCTGGGCGTGAAGTCGCAAAAATTCACCTCGAAAACGCCAGGTGTCGATGACCTGACCATGCGCGGCGTGGAAGTGGGCGGCTCGTACCAGATGGGCCCGGCCGGCGTGCTGGTCAACTTCCAGGG
Protein-coding sequences here:
- a CDS encoding porin, with product MNTLSKLGSLGVMTIAAMGQAQAVDIKAGDWTVSVGGIVNAYYTQVSCSGDAVGGLALGGQALGCGGEKDRTTIGNGLLPNGLITSASSRLGEYDVKALIGIYNSTATDSAISQNSVVDVRQAFFTFGNAEMGTFKLGRDYGIFGANAILSDMTLLGSGAPVQATQRGRVTLGHIGAGYTYLGNYGQIMYSSPKSGGFGVDVALVSPVSDTPIVAGSTYSSKSSPQVQAQVTYAQEGLKAWLGVKSQKFTSKTPGVDDLTMRGVEVGGSYQMGPAGVLVNFQGGKGLGILSDADQGDTKSKNWLLQGTYKTTDKLKLGLSYGISKNDDNTAGTGGLKSNANLTLGAYYSLNSAITLVGELGQTRSKGFTGGEAKMNGVSLGGIIFF